gtctattttttgtatttttttggagagacagggtctcactacgtagCTCAGGCTGGTCagcaactcctgggcttaagtgattgtTCTGCCTTGGCTtgccaaagtgttggaattatagctGTGAGCCTCCGTGTGTGGCCCCTTATTACTGTTTTGAAAGTGAACATAATGGTGTCTAATTAAAAAAATCCCTTTAGTCTCTCCCAGCCAAGTTCATTGTGGGAACTGAGATTGTAGGCTGTTTGAGGCCACAGGAGACTCCCATTaccattgttttattgttttgttttcctttttgagactgagtctcactctattgcccaggcaggagtgcagtggcactatctcagctcactgcagcctccacctcctgggtttaagcgattcttgtgcttcagcctcccaagtagctggagttacaggcatccgcaaccatgcctggctactttttgtatttttagtaaagactgaatttcatcttgttggccaggctggtctctaacccctgaccttaagtgagccacccaccttggcctccaaagtgctgggactacagttgtgagccaccaagcccagccacatGACCATTGTTTTAGATCCTTAAATTAAGAAGacattttttctcaaaaaaggaGCTGAGCTTTGAAGATCCATGGTAACACTTCCCAGAGCTAATAGAGTTGGGTGGAGCAATGGATGAAAATTCACGGAGTAGGAGGGATCTTGCCCGTTCCTTAGAAGTTGGGAGACTCTTCTTGATACCAGAAGGGAAGAACTATGTCTCTGTGGCCAATTATTGCAGAGTGGAATTGGGGTAAACTAAGGACTCTTTCACACCTGCCAGAGTAGTGACTTTTGGCCCAGGAGAAGTCAGGTTGTGAGAGGACTGGCCTGATAAGTTTGTCTTTTCTCTGGATTTGTTTTCTTGCAGATTTATCAGGATGAGCCTCCAGGCCCCACGCAGACTCCTGCAGCTGGCAGGGCAGAGCCTGCTGAAGGACCAGGCCTTGGCCATCTCCGTCCTGGATGAGCTGCCCAAGGAGCTCTTCCCCCCACTGTTCATGGAGGCATTCACTAGCAGACGCTGCGAGGTTCTGAAGGTGATGGTGCAGGCCTGGCCCTTCCCCTACCTCCCTCTGGGGTCCCTGATGAAGACGCCTGATCTGGAGATCTTATATTATGTAGTGGATGGGATTGATTGCCTGCTTGCCCAAAAGGTTCGCCCCAGGTGAGGTGACCCAGGTGGGGAGGGCCCAGGTGTCCAGGGAATAAACAGCTGGGTCAGACAAATTGGGAACCTGGGGTGGCCCAGGGGCTTCTGATGGGTGCCAGTGGGAAAGCTGGGAAAGTTCTTGGCCACTGCCCAGCTCCTCTGGGAAAGGACTGCTCACCATACAGGGTCCACTGAGGAAACAGGAACCTGCCTGCTCCTAGTGGAAGGTAAAGGCACTAGAAGTGGGTACCAGGCAGAATCCAAGGGGGAAAGGGAtggagaagagacagaaagaggggtGCTGAGGAAAAAAGCAGCTGAAGTCCTTGATGTGGAGTGACAGCCCAGGTCAGGGGTGGGTCCTTGCCTACATTCTGAGCTTTTTCCCTATGTTACTCACAGAAGGTGGAAACTTCAAGTGGTGGAAATGCGGGATGTTGATGAGAATTTTTGGACCATGTGGTCTGGAGCCAGGACCCTGTCCTGCTCCCCAGAGGCCATGAGTAAGAGGCAGACAGTGGAGGACTGTCCAAGGACAGGAGAGAAGCAGCACTTGAAGGTGTTCCTGGATGTTTGCCTCAAGGAAGATTCCATGGATGAAGATCTGAGCTTCTTCTCTGGGTGGATCCAGCTCAGAGGACGTTCAGTACACCTGTGCTGTACTAAGGTGGTAAATTATTCAATGAACATTCTAAATTTCAGAAACGTATTCGAAACAGTATACCCAGACAGCATCCAAGTGTTGGAAATTTGGGACATGTGCTGGCCATGTATGATAGTAGAGTTTAGCCGTTACCTGAGCCAGATGAGGAATCTTCGCAAACTCTTCATCTCCGATGGCTGTGGTTACCTGCCAAGCCTTGACAGCCAAAAACAGTTAGCTGCTGAATTCAGCTCTGTGTTCCTCAGGCTGCAGTACCTCCAGATGCTTTATATAAGAAGGATCTGCTTCTTGGAAGGCTACTTGGAGCAGCTGATCAGGTGAGGAAGGATGGTGAGCTTTCCCTGGGGACCATAGCACAGCCTTTTTTTGTTACAGTGAACACTAGTCAGCATCCACTGTGTGCCAGTGGCTGGCGATGTCCAGGGAAGGGGACACTAGAATGCATTGTCCTGTTTGGTGCTCTATATCCTGAAGTGGGTATCACAGGATCGCTCCAGTAAGGGCAGAGGGATGACCTAGGGTAGATGCTACAGAGAGGGACATTGTGTAGGGAGCTGGTTAGTGGGGGGTTCAGCTCTAGTGAGGATGAATTCCTTTTAGGAATTCCTTGCTAGGAAGTGTGTTTAAAGTTAATATGATAAAAAAGAGGCAACAGAGGGGAGGgtataaaagaagagaaagtgcACCAAACCTGTGTGTTTCACAGAGGAAGCTCTGTCCTCACAGCTTAGTGAGCATGAATGATCCTGTCTCTAATTCCCTGTTTGTAAAAGGTTGTTTTGAACTCCAGGAAAGGTAATTGACATGGGAAATGTGTGCTTCTGGGATGGAGGTGAGGGAGTAGGCATGAGAGTGGTACAAAGTGATAGGTGGTTTGCAGATGTGGCCATGTCAGGGAACCTCTGAAAGCAGGTAGCCCTAGCTGATGTCCCTAGACCTTGCTCAGGTTAATTCTTTGGGCATCTCTTCCACTGGGCTCCTGTGGCCCGGAGATGAAGCTTTCTGctggaagatgaagaaaagaggctTTAGAGATTTTATGGCCTTGAACCAATCACACCAGTGATGGTGAAAGGACTGAGCCTAAAATGGGACTGCCTCTGAATGATCCAAGTCCTCATCAGGCAGCACCTTGTGGGAGGGCCATGATTAGATGATGAGAACAAACTTGGGTTTGGGCAAAACAGGCTCTTCCCTTGAGGTTATTTTCCACCACCATCCTCTAACTGGTGCCATTGCCCAGTAGTAACTTCTTGCTCTCCCCAGGTGCCTCAAGAGCCCATTGGAGACATTGGCATTAACTTATGCCTCCCTAGAAGAAGAGGACTTGAAGTGTCTGCCCCAGTACCCAAGTCTCAGTCAACTGAAGCAGCTGAATCTGAGTCATGGTGCACTGCGCTTCATCCATCTTGAGCCCCTCCGAGCTCTGCTAGAGAAAGTTGCTGCCACTCTTCAGACCCTCTTCTTAGTGGACTGTGGGATTAGGGACTCCAAACTTGGGATCATCCTGCCTGCCCTGAGCCGCTGCTCCAACCTCACCACTTTCTGCTTTCACGGCAATGACACCTCCATGGATGCTCTGAAGGACCTGCTGCGCCACACAGGCAGGCTGAGCAATTTGAGCCTGGAAACATATCCTGCCCCTCGGGAGAGTCTTGACGACAGTGGTCGTGTCGTTTGGGAGCTCCTCACCCCACTTCAGGCTGAGCTGATGCGTATACTGAGGGAAGTAAGGCAGCCCAACAGGATCTTCTTTGGTCCCGTCTCCTGCCCTTGCTGTGGCACGTCATCCACTGAGCAACTGGAGTTCAATTTATGCTTGTGGGGAAGGCCTGCCTAGTGTGGTGGAGGTATAAAAAGCTTTTTCTCCAGGCACTTGGAAACTAAAATCTGGGACAtagatgtcttttttctttttccttattttacaattttagaattttttttaaaaaatttgagacggggtttccctatgttgtctaggctggtctcaaactcttacgCTTAAGGGACCCcttgcttggcctcccaaaattctgggatgacaggcataagcAGCTGTGCCGGGTCTATAGGCCCATTATAAAGGGAGCAGAGAAGCCTCTGTTTCAGGCATGCGCTTTCtgtgagtggaaaaaaaaaaaaacaaaagaaacccagCAGGGGGCAGCACTGGGGAAAAGGTCGAATGGAGTCAATGAGACTCAGGGATCCGTGTCCTAGATAGTCAGAAATAGAACCTGAAGTTCTAGAGAAGGGAGTTATCTCAGCAAGGATGGATACAAAGAAATGTCGGAAGTAAAGGGAACCTAAATGGAAACTCTCTGCTGTCCTTCATGATTGATTAGCCTGTTTCAGCAATTTATACATCTGAAATCTTTAGTTCCTgatgaattaaaaaaagacatctgTGATTTAGGTTCATCTGcaggaaataaaggaataaaaataaacttcattttgttgttgtgtttttattttctgtttttcttgttttcttttagatggagattcgctcttgttgcccaggctagagtgaaatggcacgatcttggctcaccacaacctctgcctcctgggttcaagcgatttttcctgcctcagcctcccgagtagctgggatcacaggcatgcaccaccatgcccggctaattttgtatttttaatagaaatggcgtttctccatgttgatcaggctggtctcgaactcctgacctcaggtaatctgcgcaccttggcctcccaaagtgctaggattacaggcatgagccaccgagcctgacctgttttttgtttgtttgtttgttttcttttcttgacggagtcttgcttggtcacctaggctggagtgcagtggtgtgatcttggctcactgcaacctccaactcccaggttgaagggaatttgtgtttttagtagagacggggtttcaccatgttggcctgactggtctcaaactcctaacctcaagtgacctCAAggaagcctcccaaagtactaggagtacaggcgtgaaccactgtgcccagcctaaactttGATTAATTTATGCCCATTCTTTACCTCTCCAGTCATCTCTTCCTTACTTTCTCCTGTGGTTGTTCACTGGGTTCATCCACAAAAGATGCATGCCTGGGACCTAGAACATTCTGTGTGGGCAGTGATGATGAACCATTGAGTCAATCCTCTTCTTGTCAGGGGCCCTCACTGCTCCCCAGATACTGAGACCCTGCTCACTCCTAATGGGCAGATCTGGGAGAATCTGTTCCTGATGATTGGCCGTGTCAGGAAAGCGCTTCACTGCACAAGGTGCAGCCCCCTGCCTTGGAAGGGAATGGCTGTAGTGTGTACTAGCGGGAGCCTCATGGCATCACCAACCCTTGCCTGTCCTCATGGTGGCTAGTGGGTTTTGCTGAATTAACGTCATTGTGTGTAGTAAAGATGTCCAATTTCTCTTAGAAAAATGCTAAAATCATTTAGGTAGATAACACATTCTAAATATTTCTAGCCCACATCAATATGCATCCTTTTGGAAATTAACTCATTTCAATGAGACATCTTCCTCTAacacctcccttctctccttatcaaaaaacaggaaaaccaGGGCACTGACCTGTCCTCATGGTGACTAGTGGGGTTTACTGAATTAAAGTGATTGTGTCCAGTAAAGATAACCAATTTCTCTTTTAGAATAACGCGAAAATCATTTAGGTGGATAATACATTCCAAATATTTCCAGCCCATATTAGTGGAAATATACATCCTTTTGGAAACTAACTCATTTTAGTGAGAGCTCTTCCTATCACACCTCCGTTCTCTCCTGATCAAAAAACAGGAAAACCTGGGCTTGACCTAGCTAGCACTCCTACACTGCCATGAGAATCCCTTTGGGACTTCCCCCATTTGGGACTGGCAGTACTCTCCTGGTTTACTAAAACTTAGGTAAACCTGGGCTTAAGCCACCACCTGGAGCCAAGAAGGAAGCAGCAACCTAGTGGTGAAGATTCACTAAGGGAATGTATTCAGTCCAAACCAAAGCAAGCCAGACAGAGAAAACTGGAGTAAATCATTCTTCCTTCAGTGCAAAAATACAGATCTATATCTACAACAAACCAGAGCAAACAGGAAACCGTGACCTCCCCAAAATGACAAAGCAGAAATCTAGTGGGTGACTCTAATGAGATGGTGATTTGTCAGCTCTCTAACCAATCACTGGAAATCACAGGTTTTCAAACTTGTATTTTAGTTCCAGAAATACAGATGCAGGTTTGTTCTATAGATAATAGACAAACTATCAGATAAATAATTTtaggagtttttgtttgtttgtttgttttttaggcaacatatcactctgtcatccaggctggagtgtagtggcgtgctcttagctcactgcaacctctgcctcctagggtcaagcaattatcctgcctcagcctcccaagtagctaagactacagactTGCATTATCACAccaggctaagtttttgtatttttagtagagacagggtttcaccatattggacacggggaactcctgacctcaaatggtgCACCtgcctcagtgctgggattagagttgtgagccaccatgtccagccagttTTGGTAGTTTTTTGATACACACTCCccttccaccctccactctccagtAGTCCCGGGCATCTATTGTTTCCATTATTATGTCATGTATACTTAATATTtggctcccatttataagtgagaacatgtgatgtttggttttctgtgcctgctttagtttgcttagcataatggcttctagctccatccatgttgcagcaaaagGAGGATGAGGACTTAATGAAAGGGCATTATCTTGCTCTTGTTTAAGGCTGTGTAggtttccatggtgtatatgtaccatattttgttaatccagtccaccactgatgggcattccagtggattccatgtctttgctattgtgaatagtgctgggatGAGCATCTACATgtgaccactcctattcaacatgtgCTGGAGGTCTCATGTTACTGGAGTCTCTCTATATTACTTGGGCTGGTCTAGAACTGCCAGGCTCAGGCAGTGCTCCGATCTTAGCCTtacaaagtattgagattacaggcatgagccaccacacatggctctattttattataacatatatttctaggctgggtgtggtggctcacgcctgtaatcccagcactttgggaggctaaggcaggtggatcatgaggtgaagagatggagaccatcctggccaacatggtgaaaccccgtctctactaaaaatacaaaaattagctgggcatggtggcacgtgcgtgtaatcacagctactcgggaggctgaggcaggagaatcgcttgaacccaggaggtggagattgcagtgagccgagatcatgctgctgcactgcagcctgagcaaagagcgagactccctctcaaaaaaaaaaaaaaaaaagatataattctATAGGCcaagcaaggtggctcatgcctgtaattccagcactttgggaggccaatgtgggtggattgcttgagccaaggagttctagcctggacaacaaggcaaaatcctgtctctgcttaaaaaggaaaaaaagatatatttctgTAGCTTATGGCCTGTAGGCTGGCCATGCCTCAGGCTTGAAAGTGCAGTTTTCAGAAAAGATCCTTCACTGGTACTTCCAGGGAGGAAGTGATGAGGCAGGAATTTATGCTGAGTGGGTTGGCCAAGTATACACACTCAACAGGTCATGAAATGGGCTATGAGTATTCATGAAGGGGGCCTAACATGCATACCGAATAAACATACAAGTGGCTTAtgtcccatgttcactttggggtggagacttcacatttcttttttctttttgagacagagtcttgctctgtcacccaggctggtctgcaatgGCACcgtatcagctcactgcatcctccacctcccaggttcaagcgattctcctgcctcagccaagtagctgagactacaggtacatgccaccacacctggctactttttttttgagacggagtcttgctctgtcgcccaggctggagtgcagtggtgcaatctcagctcactgcaagctccacctcctgggagccattctcctgcctcagcctccccagcagctgggactacaggcacatgccgccacacctggctaatttttgtatttttagtagagacggggtttctctttgttagccaagatggtctcgatctcctgaccttgtgatccacccgcctcggcctcccaaagtgctgagattacagacatgagccaccacgcctggcctactttttgtatttttagtagagatagggtttcactatgttggccaggctggtctggaacgcctgacctcaggtgatctgcctgcctcggtctccaaaagtgttccaaagtgctgagattacaggcatgagccatcgtgctgCGCTGAGACTTCACATTTTAATGCATTACAGCTAGACCACCTATATCAAATGGTGCATCAGGGACATGAAGACGCTCGCGTGCTAAGTCTCTTTCAAGTGGCCAGAACCAGTCAATGCTCAGAGGTCTCTCATCAGCAGAAAGTTACTGGAATCAATCTCTTGTCCAGTCAAAGCTGGAGTCATGGCTTGTGGAGCAAGGGGTCAGTTAGTCAGAATCTGGGATGGATGAGCTGCAATCATTTCAATATTGCTTATCTTAGGGCGGGTGCTTGTTCAGCtgctagagaaagagaaaaaccctGTGGCAGTTACAATATAGTTcattcagctgggcacagtggctcttgcctgtaatcccagcactttgggaggctgaggtgggtggataacgaggtcagcaggtcaaggccagcctggccaacatggtgaaaccctgtctttactaaaaatacaaaaaattagccaggcttcgtggcatgcacctgtaatcccagctcctccagaggctgaggcaggagacttgcttgaacctgggaggcagaggttgcagtgagccaagatcatgccactgcacttcagcctgggctacagagcgagaggccacctcagaaaaaaaaaaagtatgtagttCATTTTTTAAGGGTTGGGGCCCTTGACTTAACTCTTGCCTGGGAAGACCTTAGGTCCTGTATATAACTAGGTACCTTATTACCCTAAATAGTCAGTTCAGTCAGCCTTATAATCTCTATTTGAACATGAATGCTGGTCAGTTTTGTGTCTAAACCATGACAAGAAGGAAGTAAAATGAGATGTGTCTAACCTTACATCCCGCCATGGCCAGGAACTCAGTTTTAAAGATTTCTCTGGGTACACTTGGCCGAGGGGGAATCTGTTCAGTTCATATGGggagcttaggattttatttttagttttcagaatGAGGGATGAATAATCATGGAGGCTTCTGCTGGGAggcaaaaaggaggaaaaaatgcaTTAATTTCACTCTTCCTGTATGCCAGGCCCTATGCCAAGCCCTTAAGTTGCCCCATCTCATTGGCTCCTACCAGGGTCACACAGGTGGTGGgcatcatcatcctcatttttcaggaaaactgaggctcttgCCCAAGGTCCCTGCCAAACAACATCAGGCTCTGAGTTCTCAGCAGGGTCCTCACTCAGATACCCTTTGTGTAGGGTCTCTCACCTGAGTCCTCAGCAGGGTCCTCACCTGGATGCCCTTTGTGTAGGGTTTCTCACCTGAGTCCTCAGCAGGGTCCTCACTCGGATGTCTTTCGTGTAGGATTTCTCACCTGAGTCCACAGCAGGGTCCTCACTCGGATGCCCTTTGTGTAGGGTTTCTTACCATAGGGAAGGTCAGTCATCACCCACAGGCACTTGACTATTATCTGCACTCTAAGGATGTGTGATTCCAAAACACGCTTGCTCTGAGAAAAACCAGGGCTGTATCATTTTCCCCGCCAAACCGGAAAGGAGCCAAGAGATCAAAGGATGACTCAGACGAGCCCAGCTTGGCAAATAGATGAGTTGATTAGGATTCACATGCAGGGCACTCCTGGGCAGCAGCAGCACAGCCCCAAAGATCTGCGCCACCTCCTGTCTCTAAACTGCTTTTAAGTGAATTTTCTGGCTCTTTGTCCACTGATTTTGAGCAATCAGTCTCTTCTGCTTGGTAGGCTCTCTGATACAGTCTGGGCTGTTTGGGTTCTCAGGGACACCtgcttcttggctgggcacaagAGACTTGGCTTCCCACCTGGCCTTCATGGTTCAAGCAGGGGACATGCGCCCTTAAGTAACCTGATGGGACCTGTCACACTACAATTCTATATACTTGAAGAGgaccagcccctccacacctgtggttACTTCTCATCAGGttggatgagagactgagaaaagaaataagacacagagacaaagtatagagaaagaaaagtgggcccaggggaccagtgctcagcatatggaggacctGTACTGGAACTGGTCTCTGAGTTCTCTCAGTTTTTTTGATTACTGTTTTCACTATCTCAGCAAGAGGAATGTGCCAGGAGAGCAGGTTgatagtggggagaaggtcagcaagaaaacaCGTGAACAAAGTAATGTGTGTCCcaaataagttcaagggaaggtactatgcctggatgtgcacgtaggccagatttatgcttttctccacccaaacatctcagtagAGTAAAGAGTGACAAAGCAGCATTGCTGCCAACATGTCTCACCTCCCACCACAAGgcagtttttctcctatctcagaatagaacaaatgtacaatccGGTTTTATACGGAGACACTGcattcccaggggcaggcagtaGACAGAGGCCTTCTTCTAATCTCAGCTGCAAGAGGTCTTCCTCTTTTAGTAATCCTCCTCAGTCCAGACCCTTCAAGGGTGTCAGGCttggggatggtcaggtctttcccatccCATGAGGTTATATTTCAGACAATCACATGAgcagaaaccttggacaatacatggctttccagggcagaggtccctgcagctttctgcggtgcattgtgcccctgattattcgagaatggagaatggcgatgacttttatcAAGCATACTGCCTGTAAATAGTTTGTTAACTAGGCACATCCTGAACAGCTCTAGATCCCCtaaaccttgattccatacaacacatgtttctgtgagctcaAGGTTCTGGCTAAAGTTACAaattaacagcatctcagggcAAAGCAATTGTTGAGGGTACAGATCAAAATGAAATTTttcatgtcttccttttctacgtAGACACAGTAAccatctgatctctctttcttttccctacttatcccccttttctttttgagaaaaccgccatcgtcatcaCGGCCCATTCTCgctggtcgctgtctctttggagctgctGGAAACACCTGTAGACTAACCACAGAGAAAACAGATACACAAGGATTAATATGAAATTTACAATAGTGGAACTTCGGATGGTTTTAACCCAAGTGACGGGGTTAAGATTTGTGAGGCCATCAGCAGCTTTCATGATTGCCTCAGTTTCTGGCACCAAATTTAAATGAGCTTTTGATgcctcaaaatttttttcttttaattttaaaatatctaaagtaagattatcttctcttccttgtAGA
This portion of the Pongo abelii isolate AG06213 chromosome 1, NHGRI_mPonAbe1-v2.0_pri, whole genome shotgun sequence genome encodes:
- the LOC112131250 gene encoding PRAME family member 22-like, whose protein sequence is MSLQAPRRLLQLAGQSLLKDQALAISVLDELPKELFPPLFMEAFTSRRCEVLKVMVQAWPFPYLPLGSLMKTPDLEILYYVVDGIDCLLAQKVRPRRWKLQVVEMRDVDENFWTMWSGARTLSCSPEAMSKRQTVEDCPRTGEKQHLKVFLDVCLKEDSMDEDLSFFSGWIQLRGRSVHLCCTKVVNYSMNILNFRNVFETVYPDSIQVLEIWDMCWPCMIVEFSRYLSQMRNLRKLFISDGCGYLPSLDSQKQLAAEFSSVFLRLQYLQMLYIRRICFLEGYLEQLIRCLKSPLETLALTYASLEEEDLKCLPQYPSLSQLKQLNLSHGALRFIHLEPLRALLEKVAATLQTLFLVDCGIRDSKLGIILPALSRCSNLTTFCFHGNDTSMDALKDLLRHTGRLSNLSLETYPAPRESLDDSGRVVWELLTPLQAELMRILREVRQPNRIFFGPVSCPCCGTSSTEQLEFNLCLWGRPA